Proteins from a genomic interval of Candidatus Nanosynbacter sp. HMT-352:
- a CDS encoding polyamine aminopropyltransferase — protein sequence MSRSSTKKREQIALFAAAILVAIGGIIYELILGAAASYLVGDSILSFSLATGVTLFGMGIGSLLVNYIKLHPATSFATNEIILGLIGGNSVMLMYLGFVFTRSHWLIFAVISLAIGICIGLEIPLLMKMFQEFGRKSSVKLFSKILALDYFGALIASLLFPLVMLPYLGLMRSAYLVAALNIGVAVLILKQMKASKIVMTISVIATMLLLGFFIYATEIEHGIDKRTYKDPVMWQQQTPYQKIVLTRYKNDTRLFLNRNLQFSSLDEARYHETLSTSALSSVANPKRVLIMGGGDGLLARDVLKYPSVEHITLVDIDETMTNLAKTNHLLTDINQRSLHDPRVSIVNQDAFQFAFSTSDKYDVVLIDLVDPSNEKLAKLYSEQLYRQIGNILTERGVMVTQATSSFFSPHAFYMVANTVKSSHPERYVTAFSVNVPSFGEWGFVMSTPQAEVVASQPLPKNLRYQNQKLLTFLTKQNAISVPSGPTSTLVSPRITDVYNSDMRQWRYE from the coding sequence GTGTCACGATCAAGTACGAAAAAACGGGAGCAAATTGCTTTATTTGCGGCGGCAATTTTAGTAGCAATTGGCGGAATTATTTACGAGCTGATTTTAGGTGCGGCTGCGTCGTATCTGGTGGGCGATTCGATTTTGAGTTTCAGTTTGGCGACGGGCGTGACGCTGTTTGGCATGGGAATTGGCTCGCTGCTGGTCAATTACATCAAGCTTCATCCAGCGACCAGCTTCGCAACGAACGAAATTATTCTGGGGCTAATTGGTGGAAATTCGGTGATGCTGATGTATTTGGGATTCGTTTTTACGCGTTCGCACTGGCTGATTTTTGCTGTAATAAGTCTGGCAATCGGCATTTGTATCGGGCTGGAAATTCCGCTTTTAATGAAGATGTTTCAGGAGTTCGGGCGCAAGTCTTCGGTGAAATTATTTAGCAAGATTTTAGCGCTCGATTATTTCGGGGCGTTAATTGCGTCGCTATTATTCCCGCTCGTTATGCTTCCGTATCTTGGTTTGATGCGCAGCGCGTATCTGGTGGCGGCGCTGAATATTGGCGTTGCGGTTCTGATTCTTAAGCAAATGAAAGCGTCGAAAATTGTGATGACAATTAGCGTTATTGCAACAATGTTACTTTTGGGGTTCTTTATTTATGCGACAGAAATTGAGCACGGAATCGACAAGCGAACGTATAAAGATCCTGTGATGTGGCAGCAACAGACGCCGTATCAGAAAATTGTCCTGACTAGATATAAGAATGATACGAGGCTGTTTTTGAATCGCAATCTGCAGTTTTCCAGCCTTGATGAAGCGCGTTATCACGAAACGCTGTCTACTTCCGCTCTGTCTTCAGTCGCTAATCCGAAGCGCGTGCTGATTATGGGCGGCGGCGATGGCTTGTTGGCTCGGGACGTTTTGAAATATCCCAGTGTTGAGCATATTACGCTGGTTGATATCGATGAGACGATGACTAATCTGGCAAAAACTAATCATCTTCTCACCGATATAAATCAGCGTTCTCTGCATGATCCGCGCGTTTCCATTGTCAATCAAGACGCTTTCCAATTCGCCTTCTCTACCTCAGATAAATATGATGTTGTGCTGATTGATTTGGTGGATCCGTCGAATGAAAAATTAGCCAAGTTGTATTCCGAGCAATTATATCGTCAAATCGGTAATATTTTAACGGAGCGTGGCGTTATGGTGACGCAAGCGACATCTTCATTTTTCTCTCCGCATGCTTTTTATATGGTGGCAAATACCGTCAAATCGTCTCATCCAGAGCGATATGTGACGGCGTTTTCGGTCAATGTGCCATCATTTGGTGAGTGGGGTTTTGTGATGTCTACGCCGCAAGCTGAGGTCGTGGCTAGTCAGCCATTGCCGAAAAACCTACGATATCAAAACCAGAAATTGCTCACCTTTCTGACTAAACAAAACGCCATATCGGTGCCATCTGGACCGACTTCTACGTTGGTTTCTCCGCGAATCACCGACGTTTACAACTCTGATATGCGTCAGTGGCGATATGAATAG
- the speD gene encoding adenosylmethionine decarboxylase: MHASAVQSITIKVSEVDSALLNNADELQKLLRNVTELAGLHSLESVTHKFSPQGISAALLLSESHIAIHTWPESGVAYIAMTTCKMLDDDKLQQIKELIARLLGAKNIIMKEMAL, encoded by the coding sequence ATGCATGCGTCCGCGGTCCAATCTATAACTATAAAAGTGAGCGAAGTTGATTCTGCTTTGCTTAATAACGCGGATGAGCTGCAGAAATTGTTAAGAAATGTTACGGAATTGGCGGGCTTGCACTCTTTGGAATCGGTAACGCATAAATTTTCTCCGCAAGGAATCAGCGCTGCCCTGCTTTTATCGGAGTCGCACATCGCGATTCATACGTGGCCAGAAAGCGGCGTGGCGTATATAGCGATGACAACTTGTAAAATGCTGGATGATGATAAATTGCAACAAATAAAAGAGCTGATTGCACGGCTGCTGGGTGCAAAAAACATAATTATGAAAGAAATGGCATTGTAA
- the cas9 gene encoding type II CRISPR RNA-guided endonuclease Cas9 (Cas9, originally named Csn1, is the large, multifunctional signature protein of type II CRISPR/Cas systems. It is well known even to general audiences because its RNA-guided endonuclease activity has made it a popular tool for custom editing of eukaryotic genomes.) yields MTQKYPYSPKKYSLGLDIGTSSIGWAVLDLDKERIHDLGVRIFERPEVPKTGKSLAEPRRIDRSNRHRLRRRRQRLNYLKRFFIDNNLISESRISDMLSPTHPKKWRPIYDPYALRIKGLNERLSPEELFVALYHIAKRRGYKSNRISVEEQDIEGSQVLSAISENKLLLEKYKTKSVAKVLTLDEKFKNNKRNKISTYKNSFVRKNFEDEVMLLLDSQKKFGLKLPYEKIQTLLYGDIKNGNYNGIFSQRPFMTSELIKKMRGYCEFEPEKPRAPKASYSFELFRLAQNLSHLRIVVDRETRQLSKDEIAKIIEKAKNVKVLKYEHIRDILGYKDDQSFSFAQGMIRGKIKNDDKKNGEGNKFDSMIFYHTVKKALEQHPKDWDILATNNFELLDTAGLMLTVNKDDSSLRTELSKLNISTYAVEALLPINVSGFVHLSFDSLHRITPWLLRGLNYSEAVEKAGYSFSQSLSGNKKKLPPLSDKQAAQITNPVVKRAVSQTIKVVNAIIRKYGMPYSVKIETASELAKNAQERNKIKNIQDENAEYNEKIKQKLITEFNIPTPTGLQITKFKLREQQNGVSLYSGKEINLENLFADEHYGEIDHIIPFSRCGNDGLNNKVLVFADENQEKGNLTPYEAWGGDDKKWTQFEARVRATAGLPAAKRDRLLSKSKPAEDWNVRALNDTRYISRFLRQYIRDNLDFPKIEGKTGAQRVFSPSGPITSYLRRVWHVGNKNRDDNNLHHAADACIIAATSPSIIQKISSLNKYYELFKYTDKNEIVDKLTGEVLDRNQFEQHIADLEPWDDFGKEVRKRSKLYNTPSELHNELTGLKNYDEEFRLSTLPVFVSRMPKRSGKGSANDATFRSPKIVAGYIDEKGKPAIARKHRVSLHSVDLKKLYDSPIRETDPKLYKILEQRLKDFNGDPKKAFAESVYKPTKDGKRGNIVRSIKIYNTRDSRSGFLVNKQRAFVNNGKTIRLDVYKRKNYKDIYEYYFTPVYTHLINTQRIEVLPTPTGRSKNEKADFDTIRTEDNKIYATLENGFIKQFSIYPNDYVRIYFDNEIVEGYYVKYNTNDSSLKLIKHSDTSKNDNDLISKVAKTATLIERYDIAVLGDNYRWL; encoded by the coding sequence GTGACTCAAAAATATCCATATTCACCAAAAAAATATTCACTAGGTCTAGACATCGGGACATCTTCAATCGGCTGGGCAGTATTGGACTTAGATAAAGAGCGCATCCATGATTTAGGGGTGCGCATTTTTGAGCGACCAGAAGTACCAAAAACCGGCAAGAGTCTTGCCGAACCGCGCAGGATTGATAGATCCAATAGACATCGACTAAGGAGACGTCGACAAAGGCTTAATTATCTCAAGCGGTTCTTTATTGATAACAATTTGATATCAGAGAGTCGCATAAGCGATATGCTTAGCCCAACTCACCCCAAAAAGTGGAGGCCAATCTATGATCCCTACGCTCTACGTATCAAAGGTTTGAATGAAAGACTCTCGCCAGAAGAGCTATTCGTAGCGCTTTATCATATAGCAAAGAGACGTGGATATAAGAGTAATCGTATATCTGTAGAAGAGCAGGATATTGAAGGATCTCAAGTGTTATCAGCTATTTCTGAGAACAAACTACTTTTGGAAAAGTATAAGACAAAATCGGTAGCCAAAGTACTTACGCTTGATGAAAAATTTAAGAACAATAAACGTAATAAAATAAGCACATATAAGAATTCATTTGTTCGTAAGAATTTTGAAGATGAAGTGATGTTACTTCTTGATTCTCAGAAAAAATTTGGCCTTAAACTACCATATGAAAAGATACAAACCTTGCTGTACGGTGATATAAAAAATGGCAACTACAATGGTATATTTTCACAGCGACCATTCATGACAAGTGAACTGATTAAAAAGATGCGTGGTTATTGTGAATTCGAGCCAGAAAAGCCTCGCGCACCAAAGGCTAGCTATAGCTTTGAGCTATTTCGTCTCGCCCAAAATCTGTCCCATCTTCGCATTGTAGTCGATCGAGAGACTCGTCAGTTATCTAAGGATGAGATCGCAAAAATAATCGAGAAAGCAAAGAACGTCAAAGTACTAAAATATGAGCATATTCGTGACATACTTGGATATAAGGACGACCAAAGCTTTAGTTTTGCTCAGGGTATGATACGTGGCAAAATTAAAAATGACGACAAAAAGAACGGTGAAGGCAATAAATTCGACTCAATGATATTTTACCATACTGTCAAAAAAGCTCTCGAACAACATCCAAAAGATTGGGACATACTAGCTACCAATAATTTTGAACTATTAGATACAGCAGGGTTAATGCTGACGGTAAATAAAGACGACTCGAGTTTGCGTACAGAACTATCCAAATTAAATATAAGCACCTATGCCGTTGAAGCACTTTTACCAATCAACGTTAGCGGCTTTGTCCATTTGTCATTTGACTCTCTCCATAGAATAACCCCATGGCTACTAAGAGGATTAAACTATAGCGAAGCGGTTGAAAAGGCTGGCTACAGCTTTTCTCAAAGTCTTTCTGGCAACAAGAAGAAATTACCGCCATTGTCAGACAAACAAGCAGCACAAATTACTAACCCTGTTGTCAAGCGTGCAGTGTCTCAGACTATTAAAGTAGTTAATGCAATTATCAGGAAGTATGGCATGCCATACAGTGTAAAAATAGAAACAGCAAGTGAGCTGGCAAAAAACGCCCAAGAACGTAATAAGATAAAAAATATTCAAGACGAGAATGCTGAATATAACGAAAAAATTAAGCAGAAACTTATCACTGAATTTAATATACCAACACCAACAGGACTACAAATTACTAAGTTTAAATTACGTGAGCAGCAAAACGGTGTTAGCCTTTACTCAGGCAAAGAAATAAATCTTGAAAATCTTTTCGCCGATGAACATTATGGCGAGATAGATCACATTATACCATTTTCACGCTGCGGCAACGATGGATTAAACAATAAAGTTTTGGTTTTTGCAGACGAAAATCAAGAGAAAGGAAATCTGACACCATACGAGGCGTGGGGTGGAGATGATAAAAAATGGACACAATTTGAAGCACGTGTAAGAGCAACCGCTGGATTACCAGCCGCTAAAAGAGATCGCCTTCTGTCAAAAAGTAAGCCAGCTGAAGATTGGAATGTCCGTGCGCTCAACGATACTCGATATATTTCACGTTTTTTACGTCAATACATTCGTGATAATTTAGATTTTCCTAAAATCGAAGGCAAGACTGGCGCGCAGAGAGTCTTCTCGCCAAGTGGACCAATCACTTCATATTTAAGAAGAGTGTGGCATGTTGGTAATAAAAATCGCGATGATAATAATTTGCACCATGCGGCTGACGCCTGTATTATTGCCGCGACAAGTCCAAGCATTATTCAAAAAATATCAAGTCTTAACAAATACTACGAATTATTCAAATATACTGATAAAAACGAGATTGTCGATAAACTAACAGGAGAGGTTCTTGATCGTAATCAATTTGAACAGCATATAGCAGATCTTGAGCCCTGGGATGATTTTGGTAAGGAGGTGCGAAAACGCAGTAAACTATACAACACGCCAAGTGAGCTCCATAATGAACTAACTGGCCTAAAAAACTACGATGAAGAGTTTCGTTTGAGTACACTGCCTGTATTTGTTTCACGCATGCCTAAACGCTCCGGAAAAGGCTCGGCAAATGATGCGACTTTCCGATCGCCTAAAATCGTAGCAGGTTACATTGACGAAAAAGGGAAACCCGCCATTGCACGCAAACATCGAGTGTCGCTCCATTCTGTAGATCTTAAAAAATTATACGATTCACCAATTCGTGAAACAGATCCTAAACTGTACAAAATTTTGGAACAGCGACTCAAGGATTTTAATGGCGATCCAAAAAAAGCATTTGCCGAGAGCGTTTACAAACCAACAAAAGACGGTAAGCGTGGCAATATTGTACGCAGTATAAAAATATATAACACACGAGATTCAAGAAGTGGATTCTTAGTTAACAAGCAAAGAGCCTTTGTGAATAATGGTAAGACTATTCGTCTTGATGTCTATAAACGCAAAAACTATAAAGATATATACGAATATTATTTTACTCCAGTCTACACTCATTTGATAAACACTCAAAGGATTGAGGTTTTGCCAACACCTACTGGCCGGAGTAAGAACGAAAAGGCAGATTTTGATACTATCCGAACAGAGGATAATAAGATATATGCGACACTAGAGAATGGATTTATAAAGCAATTCTCCATATATCCAAATGACTACGTGCGAATATATTTTGATAACGAGATCGTTGAAGGATACTACGTAAAATACAACACTAACGATAGTAGTTTAAAACTTATAAAACACAGTGACACAAGCAAAAACGATAACGATTTAATCAGCAAAGTAGCTAAAACCGCCACCCTCATTGAACGTTACGACATTGCCGTCCTCGGCGATAACTACAGGTGGCTATAA
- the cas1 gene encoding type II CRISPR-associated endonuclease Cas1: MAWRVIAIENPARLSLRDNQLVIAQDVEATLPIEDIDSLILDGYGITTTTNLLTALATNGTTTIICDEKHLPASVLLPYSQHSRQAKVSRQQLSTSQPLKKQLWQQIIISKITNQADVLRARELDDSTLRSLANDVKSGDTSNRESIAARIYFDQILGDATRRKPIWHNAALNYGYAMVRSHIARHIAARGLVASQGLFHHNELNSFNLADDLIEPYRAAVDLYIFEKVAPLHVGDRDASLTKYDRELIIDILNYYVIIKGKKFTIRHAVERTVESFIECIEVKEARKLLLPKIAS; the protein is encoded by the coding sequence ATGGCCTGGCGTGTTATAGCTATCGAGAATCCTGCAAGACTTAGCTTGCGCGACAACCAGCTAGTAATTGCGCAAGATGTCGAAGCAACTTTACCAATCGAGGATATCGATTCGCTTATTCTGGACGGCTATGGTATCACCACAACCACAAATCTACTCACAGCACTGGCGACCAATGGTACGACGACTATAATATGCGATGAAAAGCATTTACCCGCCAGTGTACTTTTGCCATATTCACAGCATTCACGTCAAGCTAAAGTTTCGCGTCAACAATTGTCCACGAGCCAACCCTTAAAAAAGCAGTTATGGCAACAAATTATTATCAGTAAGATTACAAATCAAGCAGACGTCTTGCGGGCTCGTGAGCTAGATGATTCCACCTTGCGGTCTTTAGCTAACGATGTTAAATCGGGCGACACCAGCAATCGCGAGTCAATTGCCGCCAGAATCTATTTTGATCAAATACTGGGCGACGCCACACGCCGCAAGCCAATCTGGCACAATGCCGCGCTCAATTATGGTTACGCGATGGTGCGAAGTCACATTGCCAGACATATTGCTGCTCGCGGACTAGTTGCCTCACAGGGGCTATTTCACCACAACGAGCTCAATAGTTTTAATCTAGCCGACGATTTGATTGAGCCGTACCGTGCTGCTGTCGATTTATATATCTTCGAAAAAGTTGCACCACTTCATGTCGGCGACCGCGACGCCAGCCTTACCAAGTATGATCGCGAACTTATTATTGACATATTAAATTATTATGTTATAATCAAAGGTAAGAAGTTTACTATAAGACATGCGGTTGAGCGGACGGTTGAAAGCTTTATCGAATGTATCGAGGTAAAGGAGGCACGTAAGCTTCTTTTGCCAAAAATCGCCTCCTAA